The proteins below are encoded in one region of Amycolatopsis magusensis:
- a CDS encoding LLM class F420-dependent oxidoreductase, translating to MAFELGKIGVWRPVWTTTPELAAKAEELGYGTWWIGGSPPAELELVDQLLAATSSLVVATSIVNMWSADPAEVARSYHRIEDKYPGRFLLGVGVGHPEATQVYQKPYDKIVEYLDQLDAGGVPVEARALAALGPKVLKLSAERTLGALPYLTTPEHTRQARELLGEGKLLVAEHKVVLDTDDARGRETGREMVKMYLRLRNYTSNLKRLGFTDEDVAGDGSDRLIDALALHGDADHLAAGLKAHFDAGADHVAIQALGDDPLPALTALAQLAK from the coding sequence ATGGCATTCGAACTCGGCAAGATCGGCGTCTGGCGACCGGTGTGGACCACCACCCCGGAGCTGGCCGCGAAGGCGGAAGAACTCGGCTACGGGACCTGGTGGATCGGCGGCTCACCGCCGGCGGAACTGGAGCTCGTCGACCAGCTGCTGGCCGCCACCAGCTCACTGGTCGTGGCCACCAGCATCGTGAACATGTGGTCCGCGGACCCCGCCGAGGTGGCCCGGTCCTACCACCGCATCGAGGACAAGTACCCCGGCCGGTTCCTGCTGGGCGTGGGCGTCGGGCACCCGGAAGCCACGCAGGTCTACCAGAAGCCGTACGACAAGATCGTCGAATACCTCGACCAGCTCGACGCCGGCGGCGTGCCGGTGGAAGCGCGGGCGCTCGCCGCGCTCGGGCCGAAGGTGCTCAAGCTGTCCGCCGAGCGCACGCTGGGCGCGCTGCCCTACCTGACCACGCCGGAGCACACCCGGCAGGCTCGTGAGCTGCTCGGCGAGGGCAAGCTGCTGGTCGCCGAGCACAAGGTGGTGCTGGACACCGACGACGCGCGTGGCCGCGAGACCGGCCGCGAGATGGTCAAGATGTACCTCCGCCTGCGCAACTACACGAGCAACCTCAAGCGGCTCGGCTTCACCGACGAGGACGTCGCCGGTGACGGCAGCGACCGGCTGATCGACGCGCTCGCCCTGCACGGCGACGCCGACCACCTCGCCGCCGGGCTCAAGGCGCACTTCGACGCCGGGGCCGACCACGTCGCGATCCAGGCGCTCGGTGACGACCCGCTGCCCGCGCTGACGGCGCTGGCTCAGCTCGCCAAGTAG
- a CDS encoding RNA polymerase sigma factor: MTEVRTAEADPPWEGLQGTDLYAACMQAARAGDRVAMDRLVAELTPLVWHVARANGLDRHTAEDVVQTVWLALFSHLDQLHEPRALAGWLITTARREAQRPYGRKTPPVPLTEEMAERVPSTQPAPEAEAVRTDRDSRMWRAFLTLPQNCQDLLRLTVLAGRAEYHSVAEALRIPRGSIGPTRRRCLTRLRTLFEAEGGSQ; the protein is encoded by the coding sequence ATGACCGAAGTGCGCACCGCGGAGGCGGATCCACCGTGGGAGGGCCTCCAGGGCACCGACCTGTACGCGGCCTGCATGCAGGCCGCCAGAGCGGGTGACCGGGTGGCCATGGATCGGCTCGTCGCCGAACTCACCCCGCTGGTCTGGCACGTCGCCAGGGCCAACGGCCTGGACCGGCACACCGCCGAGGACGTGGTCCAGACGGTGTGGCTGGCCCTGTTCAGCCACCTCGACCAGCTGCACGAACCACGGGCGCTGGCCGGCTGGCTGATCACCACCGCGCGGCGGGAGGCGCAGCGGCCCTACGGCCGCAAGACGCCACCCGTCCCACTGACCGAGGAGATGGCCGAGCGGGTGCCGAGCACCCAGCCGGCTCCGGAGGCCGAGGCCGTGCGCACCGACCGGGACAGCCGGATGTGGCGGGCGTTTCTCACCCTGCCGCAGAACTGCCAGGACCTGCTCCGGCTGACCGTCCTGGCTGGCCGTGCCGAATACCACTCGGTGGCCGAAGCACTGCGGATACCGCGTGGCAGCATCGGACCGACCAGGCGACGCTGCCTGACCCGGTTGCGCACATTGTTCGAGGCCGAAGGGGGCAGCCAATGA
- a CDS encoding carboxypeptidase regulatory-like domain-containing protein: MNGIEEFGGSANPEDEALLMDLDRLMDQLDPPPGDLVERVQFAIALESLDVEVARWVHANALEGVRGGSDEGTITFTVSDLTVMINLTKIGKHHRIDGWLVPAGEHGVEVRVAEHGTTSTTADEGGRFVLDDVPRGTTQIVVYVGTETSRRTVVTPTVVL, from the coding sequence ATGAACGGAATCGAGGAGTTCGGGGGGAGCGCGAATCCCGAGGACGAGGCGCTGCTCATGGACCTGGACCGGCTGATGGACCAGCTGGACCCGCCACCGGGTGACCTGGTCGAGCGGGTGCAGTTCGCCATCGCGCTGGAGAGCCTCGACGTGGAGGTGGCCCGCTGGGTGCACGCGAACGCGCTGGAAGGCGTTCGTGGCGGCAGCGACGAGGGCACGATCACCTTCACCGTCAGCGATCTGACCGTGATGATCAACCTGACCAAGATCGGCAAGCACCACCGGATCGACGGCTGGCTGGTGCCCGCCGGTGAACACGGGGTCGAGGTGCGGGTGGCCGAGCACGGCACCACCTCCACCACGGCCGACGAAGGTGGCCGGTTCGTGCTGGACGACGTGCCGCGCGGCACCACGCAGATCGTGGTGTACGTCGGCACGGAGACCTCCCGGCGCACCGTCGTCACCCCGACCGTCGTGCTCTGA
- a CDS encoding pyridoxamine 5'-phosphate oxidase family protein, producing MSRREQIRMTAEEARAYLGAQKVINVATIGPSGRPHLAPLWFFPHGDGFATWTYGSSQKVANLRRLPQATVLLESGDSYERLRGLSMETDVELVTDRERVVEIGTRLTQRYAGAAPGDPVPPELAAFVGKQAEKRVGLVFTPTKTVSWDHTKLGGTY from the coding sequence ATGTCACGTCGCGAGCAGATCCGGATGACCGCCGAGGAGGCACGGGCCTACCTCGGTGCGCAGAAGGTGATCAACGTCGCGACGATCGGCCCGAGCGGCCGCCCGCACCTGGCGCCGCTCTGGTTCTTCCCCCACGGTGACGGCTTCGCCACCTGGACCTACGGCAGCTCGCAGAAGGTCGCCAACCTGCGGCGGCTGCCGCAGGCCACGGTCCTGCTCGAATCCGGCGACAGCTACGAGCGGCTGCGCGGGCTGTCCATGGAGACCGACGTGGAGCTGGTCACCGACCGCGAGCGGGTCGTCGAGATCGGGACCAGGCTGACCCAGCGCTACGCCGGGGCGGCGCCGGGTGACCCGGTGCCGCCCGAGCTGGCCGCCTTCGTCGGCAAGCAGGCCGAGAAGCGCGTCGGCCTGGTGTTCACGCCGACGAAGACGGTCAGCTGGGACCACACGAAACTCGGTGGGACCTACTGA
- a CDS encoding FAD-binding oxidoreductase, with product MSDDALVTRLRAELGKDAVLTDTDVTAAYSRDMMPLAPVGTPLAVVLPADVEQVQAVVRACAEAKVPIVPRGAGSGLSGAANAIDGCVVLVLTKLNQIVEIDAGNRLAVVQPGVVNLDFRNAVEKNGLFYPPDPSSYDWCTIGGNLSTNAGGLCCVKYGVTTDSVLGLEVVLADGSLLKTGRRTVKGVAGYDLARLFVGSEGTLGVITQATVALKPLPQAPATLVAGFTSTAAAGEAVARVVREGLVPSLMEIMDATSIKAAETYLRTDIGAGSDCQALLLCQSDSGGEVARRELAALEQICLDCGSDMTYATDDLAEGNMLLQARRVVLTALETYGVWLTDDVCVPRTRIAELIAGCQRISEEVGLRIAVVGHAGDGNMHPTIVYSPDSEDEFARAQRAFDAILEVGMSLGGTVTGEHGVGKIKREWLEREIGPVGLRVHREIKRALDPENLFNPGSMFAM from the coding sequence ATGAGCGATGACGCCTTGGTCACCAGGTTGCGGGCCGAACTCGGCAAGGACGCGGTACTCACCGACACCGACGTCACCGCCGCCTACTCGCGCGACATGATGCCGCTGGCCCCGGTCGGCACCCCGCTGGCGGTGGTGCTGCCCGCCGACGTCGAGCAGGTGCAGGCGGTGGTCCGGGCGTGCGCCGAGGCGAAGGTGCCGATCGTGCCGCGGGGTGCGGGCAGCGGGCTGTCCGGCGCGGCCAACGCGATCGACGGCTGCGTGGTGCTGGTGCTGACCAAGCTGAACCAGATCGTCGAGATCGACGCGGGCAACCGGCTCGCCGTGGTCCAGCCGGGCGTGGTCAACCTCGACTTCCGCAACGCGGTGGAGAAGAACGGGCTGTTCTACCCGCCGGACCCGTCCAGCTACGACTGGTGCACGATCGGCGGCAACCTGTCCACCAACGCCGGCGGCCTGTGCTGCGTGAAGTACGGGGTCACCACGGATTCGGTGCTGGGCCTGGAAGTGGTGCTCGCCGACGGGTCACTGCTGAAGACCGGCCGCCGCACGGTCAAGGGCGTGGCCGGGTACGACCTGGCGCGGTTGTTCGTCGGCAGCGAGGGCACGCTCGGCGTGATCACCCAGGCGACGGTGGCGCTGAAGCCGCTGCCGCAGGCGCCCGCGACGCTGGTCGCCGGGTTCACCAGCACCGCGGCCGCCGGGGAGGCGGTGGCGCGGGTGGTGCGCGAGGGACTGGTGCCGTCGCTGATGGAGATCATGGACGCCACCTCGATCAAGGCGGCCGAGACGTACCTGCGCACCGACATCGGCGCCGGGTCGGACTGCCAGGCGCTGTTGTTGTGCCAGTCGGACTCCGGTGGCGAGGTGGCGCGGCGGGAACTGGCGGCGCTGGAGCAGATCTGCCTCGACTGCGGGTCCGACATGACCTACGCCACGGACGACCTGGCCGAGGGCAACATGCTGCTGCAGGCACGGCGGGTGGTGCTGACCGCGCTGGAGACCTACGGCGTCTGGCTGACCGACGACGTGTGCGTGCCGCGGACCCGGATCGCCGAGCTGATCGCGGGGTGCCAGCGGATCAGCGAGGAGGTCGGGCTGCGGATCGCCGTGGTCGGCCACGCCGGCGACGGCAACATGCACCCGACGATCGTCTACTCGCCGGACTCCGAAGACGAGTTCGCGCGGGCGCAGCGGGCGTTCGACGCGATCCTCGAGGTCGGCATGTCACTGGGCGGGACGGTCACCGGGGAGCACGGCGTCGGCAAGATCAAGCGGGAGTGGCTGGAGCGGGAGATCGGCCCGGTCGGGTTGCGGGTGCACCGGGAGATCAAACGCGCGCTGGACCCGGAGAACCTCTTCAACCCGGGCTCCATGTTCGCGATGTGA
- a CDS encoding DedA family protein, protein MSIMPDWLNPEILLNGLGPTVLGVLCLIIFAESSVFPVLPGDSLLFTAGLLIANGDLELPLWLACVCATAAALIGNVVGYGIGWKAGPALFKKNSRFFKQEYVDQTHAFLEKHGPKAVVLARFVPFVRTFITWIAGIGRMDPKKYFTYTVLGGILWATGLILLGSLLGTIPLIRDNVDAIFILIVLISVLPIAFEYLKGRREKKRAAAVAPAPEPQQP, encoded by the coding sequence ATGAGCATCATGCCGGACTGGCTCAACCCCGAGATCCTGCTGAACGGGCTGGGCCCGACCGTCCTCGGCGTGCTGTGCCTGATCATCTTCGCGGAGAGCAGCGTGTTCCCGGTGCTGCCGGGTGACTCCCTGCTGTTCACCGCGGGCCTGCTCATCGCCAACGGGGACCTCGAGCTGCCGCTGTGGCTCGCCTGTGTCTGCGCCACCGCGGCCGCGCTGATCGGCAACGTGGTCGGCTACGGCATCGGCTGGAAGGCCGGTCCCGCGCTGTTCAAGAAGAACTCGAGGTTCTTCAAGCAGGAGTACGTCGACCAGACGCACGCCTTCCTGGAGAAGCACGGCCCGAAGGCGGTCGTGCTCGCCCGGTTCGTGCCGTTCGTCCGCACCTTCATCACCTGGATCGCGGGCATCGGCCGGATGGACCCGAAGAAGTACTTCACCTACACCGTGCTCGGCGGCATCCTGTGGGCCACCGGCCTGATCCTGCTGGGCTCGCTGTTGGGCACCATCCCGCTGATTCGCGACAACGTGGACGCGATCTTCATCCTGATCGTGCTGATCTCGGTCCTGCCGATCGCGTTCGAGTACCTGAAGGGCCGGCGCGAAAAGAAGCGCGCCGCCGCCGTGGCCCCGGCCCCCGAGCCACAGCAGCCGTAG
- the nagA gene encoding N-acetylglucosamine-6-phosphate deacetylase translates to MITGGRLATPEEETNDATWLAVSGGSISAVGSGTPPEGRHLDVGGALVVPGFVDTHCHGGGGGSFSSGQPEQLLRAVAAHRRHGTTTLLASLVSEVVPELARQVGALAELVADGELAGVHLEGPFISKARCGAHDPGALLEPDTATVTKLLREGKDAIRMITLAPELHGGVKAIRQLTESGVIAAIGHTDGVEEQIRPAIDAGATVATHLFNGMRPLHHREPGPIGTLLDDERVTVELICDLVHVHPTMLRLAARHAGPERTVLVTDAMSATDAADGSYRLGRLEVDVTDGVATLAENGSLAGSTLTMDAAFRNLVKGAGLSLAEAVRATSTRPAELLGIEKETGSLKPGLSADLVVLDDELRPARVLRRGQWIPDAG, encoded by the coding sequence GTGATCACCGGGGGCCGGCTGGCCACACCGGAAGAGGAGACCAACGACGCCACCTGGCTGGCCGTGTCGGGCGGCTCGATCAGCGCGGTCGGCAGCGGCACACCGCCCGAGGGCAGACACCTCGACGTCGGTGGCGCGCTGGTCGTCCCGGGGTTCGTCGACACGCACTGCCACGGCGGCGGTGGTGGCTCATTTTCCAGCGGGCAGCCGGAACAGCTGCTGCGCGCGGTCGCCGCGCACCGCAGGCACGGCACCACCACCCTGCTGGCGAGCCTGGTCTCGGAGGTCGTGCCGGAGCTGGCACGCCAGGTGGGCGCGCTCGCCGAGCTGGTCGCCGACGGCGAGCTGGCCGGGGTCCACCTCGAAGGGCCGTTCATCTCCAAGGCCCGCTGCGGGGCGCACGATCCGGGCGCACTGCTCGAACCGGACACCGCCACGGTGACCAAGCTGCTCCGCGAGGGCAAGGACGCGATCCGGATGATCACGCTCGCCCCCGAACTGCACGGCGGGGTCAAGGCGATCCGCCAGCTCACCGAGTCCGGCGTGATCGCCGCGATCGGGCACACCGACGGGGTCGAGGAGCAGATCCGCCCGGCCATCGACGCCGGTGCCACGGTTGCCACGCACCTGTTCAACGGCATGCGCCCGCTGCACCACCGCGAACCCGGCCCGATCGGCACGCTGCTCGACGACGAGCGTGTGACCGTCGAACTGATCTGCGACCTGGTGCACGTCCACCCGACGATGCTGCGCCTGGCCGCCCGGCACGCCGGTCCCGAGCGCACGGTCCTGGTCACCGACGCCATGTCGGCCACCGACGCGGCGGACGGCAGCTACCGGCTGGGCAGGCTGGAGGTGGACGTGACCGACGGGGTGGCCACGCTCGCCGAGAACGGTTCGCTGGCCGGGAGCACGCTGACCATGGACGCCGCCTTCCGGAACCTGGTCAAGGGCGCGGGCCTGTCGCTGGCCGAAGCGGTGCGCGCCACCTCGACGCGACCGGCCGAACTGCTGGGCATCGAGAAGGAGACCGGCTCGCTCAAGCCGGGGCTGTCCGCGGACCTCGTCGTGCTCGACGACGAGCTGCGCCCGGCCCGCGTGCTGCGGCGGGGCCAGTGGATTCCTGACGCCGGCTGA
- a CDS encoding SDR family oxidoreductase: MARKVSGKVVLITGAARGIGAGLAERLAARGAKVALVGLEGAEQAKVAERIGSAARSWEADVTSWDALERVTAEVVDHFGGIDIVIANAGIATTGFVRSVDPAAFEKVIEVDLLGVWRTFRVTLPHVIERKGYLLAISSLAAITHAPGMANYSAAKAGVEAFSNSLRAEVAHLGVKVGVAHPTWIRTDLVESADAHPVFGKLRAGMPGLIGKTYPLATALDALEAGILRRGRTIHVPRWVGALKLIRAFLPPIIELGSRSRVPSADKAALEDIAARGAREASVTGHGGRAATTGV, encoded by the coding sequence ATGGCTCGCAAGGTCAGCGGAAAGGTCGTGCTCATCACGGGTGCGGCGCGCGGAATCGGCGCCGGGCTCGCGGAGCGGCTGGCAGCGCGGGGCGCGAAGGTGGCGCTGGTCGGCCTCGAAGGCGCGGAGCAGGCGAAGGTGGCCGAGCGCATCGGCTCCGCCGCGCGCTCCTGGGAAGCCGACGTGACCAGCTGGGACGCGCTCGAGCGCGTCACCGCCGAGGTCGTCGACCACTTCGGCGGCATCGACATCGTGATCGCCAACGCCGGTATCGCCACCACCGGCTTCGTCCGCTCGGTCGACCCGGCCGCCTTCGAGAAGGTCATCGAGGTGGACCTGCTCGGCGTCTGGCGCACGTTCCGGGTGACCCTGCCGCACGTCATCGAGCGCAAGGGCTACCTGCTGGCGATCTCCTCGCTCGCCGCGATCACGCACGCGCCCGGCATGGCCAACTACTCGGCCGCCAAGGCGGGCGTCGAGGCCTTCTCGAACAGCCTGCGGGCCGAGGTCGCGCACCTGGGCGTGAAGGTCGGCGTCGCGCACCCCACCTGGATCCGCACGGACCTGGTCGAAAGCGCCGACGCGCACCCCGTGTTCGGCAAGCTCCGCGCGGGCATGCCGGGCCTGATCGGCAAGACCTACCCGCTGGCCACCGCGCTGGACGCCCTGGAGGCGGGCATCCTGCGCCGCGGCCGCACCATCCACGTGCCACGCTGGGTCGGTGCGCTGAAGTTGATCAGGGCGTTCCTGCCGCCGATCATCGAACTCGGCTCGCGCTCGCGGGTGCCGTCGGCGGACAAGGCGGCGCTCGAGGACATCGCCGCGCGCGGTGCCAGGGAAGCCTCGGTGACCGGCCACGGCGGCCGGGCCGCAACGACTGGAGTGTGA
- a CDS encoding MarR family winged helix-turn-helix transcriptional regulator, which produces MAPLHGEPPPATEAELDLADELGFQLVRFMRLVNRAKAQVAKQGPDGIERAAYAILFTLIHEGPQRTSKLAEALHSEISTISRQSSSLVQHGLVERTADPEDGRACLLAPTAEGLRVFEENRKTRNVWLAALLADWPDGDRQTLMRLLDRLNVGIEKQQAQHAEDQAQPKGGTR; this is translated from the coding sequence ATGGCACCTCTTCACGGCGAACCGCCGCCGGCCACGGAAGCCGAGCTCGATCTGGCCGACGAGCTCGGCTTCCAGCTCGTCCGCTTCATGCGCCTGGTCAACCGCGCCAAGGCGCAGGTGGCCAAGCAGGGTCCGGACGGCATCGAACGGGCCGCCTACGCGATCCTGTTCACCCTGATCCACGAGGGCCCGCAGCGCACCAGCAAGCTCGCCGAAGCTCTGCACTCGGAGATCTCCACGATCAGCAGGCAGAGCAGTTCGCTGGTGCAGCACGGCCTGGTGGAGCGCACCGCCGATCCCGAAGACGGCCGTGCCTGCCTGCTCGCGCCGACCGCCGAGGGCCTGCGGGTGTTCGAGGAGAACCGCAAGACGCGCAACGTGTGGCTCGCCGCACTGCTCGCGGACTGGCCGGACGGGGACCGGCAGACCCTGATGCGCCTGCTCGACCGGCTCAACGTCGGCATCGAAAAGCAGCAGGCGCAGCACGCCGAAGACCAAGCACAGCCCAAGGGGGGCACCAGATGA
- a CDS encoding YciI family protein: MAWFLVEIRYVQEKYAEVRPAHRAFLADLAEKGVVALGGPLADGTGGITLYQAEDEEALQKIIDQDPYFLEGAVAERSVRGFEPKIGAWLPAQ, encoded by the coding sequence ATGGCCTGGTTCCTCGTCGAAATCCGCTACGTCCAGGAGAAGTACGCCGAGGTGCGGCCGGCGCACCGGGCGTTCCTGGCCGACCTCGCCGAGAAGGGCGTGGTGGCGCTCGGCGGCCCGCTCGCGGACGGCACCGGGGGCATCACGCTCTACCAGGCCGAAGACGAAGAAGCCCTGCAGAAGATCATCGACCAGGACCCGTACTTCCTGGAAGGCGCGGTCGCCGAGCGCAGCGTGCGCGGCTTCGAGCCGAAGATCGGCGCCTGGCTACCTGCTCAGTAG
- a CDS encoding HD domain-containing protein → MRVFGSWRDWPSAAGTLGEVLPAEMIGKLAHAYEFAAGHHGDQTRPAGEPYPWHLLEALEIAVDSGARDEEVLVAALLHDVVEDTPCSLAAVRAEFGAQVAELVDWVTKAGSRESYLSRFVTAPEEVLTIKLADRYSNVQRLHTHPRPAKRATYYAETVRVFLPLADRLPYFRDRFAEWQENYAYLAS, encoded by the coding sequence ATGCGGGTTTTCGGCTCTTGGCGGGACTGGCCGTCGGCGGCGGGCACGCTGGGCGAGGTGCTGCCGGCCGAGATGATCGGGAAGCTCGCCCACGCCTACGAGTTCGCCGCCGGGCACCACGGCGACCAGACCCGCCCGGCGGGTGAGCCGTACCCGTGGCACCTGCTCGAGGCGCTGGAGATCGCCGTCGACTCCGGGGCGCGTGACGAGGAAGTGCTGGTCGCGGCCCTGTTGCACGACGTGGTGGAGGACACGCCGTGCAGCCTCGCCGCGGTGCGGGCGGAGTTCGGCGCGCAGGTCGCGGAACTGGTCGACTGGGTGACCAAGGCCGGGTCGCGGGAGAGCTACCTCAGCCGGTTCGTCACCGCGCCGGAGGAGGTGCTGACGATCAAGCTCGCCGACCGCTACAGCAACGTGCAGCGCCTGCACACCCATCCCCGCCCGGCCAAGCGGGCCACCTACTACGCCGAGACCGTGCGCGTCTTCCTGCCACTCGCCGACCGGCTCCCGTACTTCCGGGACCGCTTCGCCGAGTGGCAGGAGAACTACGCCTACTTGGCGAGCTGA
- a CDS encoding MFS transporter encodes MFSKQGEIVVKAGRREWAALAVLVLPVLLISVDMTVLGFALPYLSEDLAPTGTEQLWIVDIYSFMLAGLLVLMGTLGDRVGRRKLLLAGAVAFGVASVLAAFATSAWLLIAARALLGVGGATLMPSTLSLIRGIFVDQAQRRVAIAVWSAGFSGGMALGPVVGGWLLEHFWWGSVFLINVPVMVVLLIAGPLLLPEARDPNPGRFDPLSAVLSLATMLPIVYGIKLFAEHGFDLKAVVSVLAGAGLGVLFVRRQQSLADPMLDLALFRNREFSTSVVTNLLGVFALTGLLFLVPQYLQLVLGLRPMVAALWLLPTTVAGVAGALLAARLARRLPVSTLVGGGLLLAAAGFGLLLGIGVDSGLAVLVVGFALVGLGVSLSETLTNDLIVTAAPPERAGAASAISETGFELGGALGTAVIGSVATAVYRAGVPESAGEAARETLGGATATVSGELLHTAQAAFVSGLHVTAVLGTVLLTYTGVQAMILLRRRRAVNVAFTA; translated from the coding sequence CTGTTCAGTAAGCAGGGAGAAATCGTGGTCAAGGCAGGCCGCCGGGAGTGGGCGGCGTTGGCCGTCCTGGTGTTGCCGGTGTTGTTGATCAGCGTCGACATGACCGTGCTGGGGTTCGCGCTGCCGTACCTCAGCGAAGACCTCGCGCCGACCGGCACCGAGCAGCTCTGGATCGTGGACATCTACTCGTTCATGCTCGCCGGGCTGCTGGTGCTGATGGGCACGCTCGGCGACCGCGTCGGCCGCCGCAAGCTGCTGCTCGCCGGTGCGGTCGCGTTCGGCGTGGCCTCGGTGCTGGCGGCGTTCGCCACCAGCGCGTGGCTGCTGATCGCCGCGCGGGCGCTGCTCGGCGTCGGCGGGGCGACGCTGATGCCGTCGACCTTGTCGCTGATCCGCGGCATCTTCGTCGACCAGGCGCAGCGGCGCGTGGCGATCGCCGTGTGGAGCGCCGGGTTCTCCGGCGGCATGGCGCTCGGCCCGGTGGTCGGCGGCTGGCTGCTGGAGCACTTCTGGTGGGGCTCGGTGTTCCTGATCAACGTGCCGGTGATGGTGGTGCTGCTGATCGCCGGTCCGCTGCTGCTGCCGGAGGCGCGCGACCCGAACCCCGGCCGCTTCGACCCGCTGTCCGCGGTGCTGTCACTGGCGACGATGCTGCCGATCGTCTACGGCATCAAGCTGTTCGCCGAGCACGGGTTCGACCTCAAGGCCGTGGTGAGCGTGCTCGCCGGTGCCGGGCTCGGGGTGCTCTTCGTGCGACGGCAGCAGTCGCTGGCCGATCCGATGCTCGACCTCGCGTTGTTCCGGAACCGCGAGTTCTCCACCTCGGTGGTGACCAACCTGCTCGGCGTGTTCGCGCTGACCGGGCTGCTGTTCCTGGTGCCGCAGTACCTGCAGCTGGTGCTCGGGCTGCGGCCGATGGTGGCCGCGCTCTGGCTGCTGCCGACCACGGTGGCCGGGGTGGCGGGCGCGCTGCTCGCCGCCCGGCTGGCGCGGCGGCTCCCGGTGTCCACGCTGGTCGGTGGCGGGCTGCTGCTGGCGGCGGCGGGCTTCGGGCTGCTGCTCGGCATCGGCGTGGATTCGGGGCTGGCCGTGCTGGTGGTCGGCTTCGCGCTGGTCGGTCTTGGCGTGTCCCTGTCGGAGACGCTGACGAACGACCTGATCGTCACGGCCGCGCCGCCGGAGCGCGCGGGTGCCGCGTCGGCGATCTCGGAAACCGGCTTCGAACTCGGCGGTGCGCTGGGGACCGCGGTGATCGGCAGTGTGGCGACGGCGGTCTACCGCGCCGGCGTGCCGGAAAGCGCGGGCGAGGCCGCGCGGGAAACACTCGGTGGTGCCACGGCGACGGTCAGCGGCGAACTGCTGCACACCGCGCAGGCGGCCTTCGTCAGCGGCCTGCACGTGACGGCCGTGCTCGGCACGGTCCTGCTCACCTACACCGGGGTGCAGGCGATGATCCTGCTTCGCCGCCGCCGCGCCGTGAATGTGGCTTTCACGGCATAG
- a CDS encoding TetR/AcrR family transcriptional regulator has protein sequence MPKPSARETVLDAYQDILIEHGPGSVTLDAVAAKANVSKGGLLYHFNSKEALLDGLLERLRRLSLADIEHAKTAPEGVVRYFLTSSVTDASMDKPAHRASMAALRQVGSDPRVTETIKECALFWREMVAEHIDDPLTAEIVGAIGDGLYLRATMGEETATLVDQLDEVLRRLGL, from the coding sequence GTGCCCAAGCCTTCCGCCCGTGAAACCGTGCTCGACGCCTACCAGGACATCCTCATCGAGCACGGCCCCGGCTCGGTCACGCTCGACGCCGTCGCGGCGAAGGCGAACGTGTCCAAAGGCGGCCTGCTCTACCACTTCAACTCGAAGGAAGCCCTGCTCGACGGCCTGCTGGAGCGCCTGCGACGGCTCAGCCTCGCCGACATCGAGCACGCCAAGACCGCGCCGGAAGGCGTCGTCCGCTACTTCCTCACCTCGTCGGTGACCGACGCCTCGATGGACAAGCCGGCGCACCGGGCCTCGATGGCGGCGCTGCGCCAGGTCGGCAGCGACCCCCGGGTCACCGAGACGATCAAGGAGTGCGCCCTGTTCTGGCGCGAAATGGTCGCCGAGCACATCGACGACCCGCTGACCGCCGAGATCGTCGGCGCCATCGGGGACGGCCTCTACCTGCGCGCCACCATGGGCGAGGAGACCGCGACGCTGGTCGATCAGCTCGACGAGGTCCTGCGCCGCCTCGGCCTCTGA
- a CDS encoding SigE family RNA polymerase sigma factor, producing MHEASAEQSVERTLGHLRAVDGPAAPPAPAAPLTLEDLYRTHRMRLVRLAILLVDEPATAEDVVQEAFTGLHRNWGRLRDAAAAVGYLRTAVVNGSRSVLRRRKTAREYVPPHAVNARSAESLAMLSTEHQAVVNALSKLPPRQREVLVLRYYGGLSEAEISEAAGISKGTVKSTASRALEALQRAMQSPN from the coding sequence ATGCACGAGGCGAGCGCTGAGCAGAGCGTGGAGCGCACGCTCGGCCACCTGCGCGCGGTCGACGGACCGGCGGCCCCGCCGGCGCCCGCCGCGCCGCTGACCCTGGAGGACCTCTACCGCACGCACCGGATGCGGCTGGTCCGGCTGGCCATCCTGCTGGTGGACGAACCGGCCACCGCGGAGGACGTGGTGCAGGAGGCGTTCACCGGGCTGCACCGCAACTGGGGACGGCTGCGCGACGCCGCCGCCGCGGTGGGTTATTTGCGAACAGCCGTGGTCAACGGCTCGCGCAGTGTGCTGCGGCGCCGCAAGACCGCGCGCGAGTACGTGCCGCCGCACGCGGTCAACGCGCGGTCCGCGGAGAGCCTGGCGATGCTGTCCACCGAGCACCAGGCGGTGGTGAACGCGCTGTCCAAGCTGCCGCCGAGGCAGCGCGAGGTGCTGGTCCTCCGTTACTATGGGGGACTGTCCGAGGCGGAGATCTCCGAGGCCGCCGGCATCTCCAAGGGGACCGTGAAGTCGACCGCGAGCCGGGCGCTGGAAGCCCTGCAGCGGGCGATGCAATCACCCAACTAG